In the Pararge aegeria chromosome 16, ilParAegt1.1, whole genome shotgun sequence genome, AGATGCTGAACCATATAATTACGTAAACTATATCTACAAAATCTTAAGCCAATACTATTAGGTTTGCTTTTTAGTATACTCTCAACCAGAACTATTACACCAATATTGTTACACATTATTctatcaataaacaaaaattcacCACTCTGCATCACCATTGGCCTTCTGAAAAACAAAATCTTTGCCTGCTAAATTCATAATACCATCTTTAAGGTAGAACTTCCACTTGTTACGACTACGAGTGATCTTGTCATATTGACAAACAACTACATTGTCAGTGTCAAACATGTCACCAGGTTCCTCATCTGAAACATCATCACCAGAGTTGAGGGGTTCTTCCTCTGCTcctccactctcatctctctCCTCTTCTTCTTCCTCCGCCCGCTCCTCAGCTGACTCCTCATCCTCATCGTCATCACCACCACCATCCTCTGACCCATCACCAACATTTGAGCCTTCATCATCGGATGAGTCAAGCGCACCATCAAGAGAAAATGGAGCTGCTCCACTCCTGCCACCTCCACCACCATCATAATCATTCTGTTGACTTGCTAATGCAGAGTTTATATGTTGCTGTAGTAGTGTAGCTGCTAGTGGTTGAGGCAAACTTATAGTAGCATTTATTATCGGTCCTGTAAGAACCTGGTGCAACTTGTTCCCATTGAGGGCAGATGCAGGAATCTGTATTGTAAATGATCGTGGTTGCGAGCCTGGCACACCAGGTTGAGCGGGTAACGTTAGCTGTACAGGTACTTTGTTGTTGGGGTCGAGGATATGGTGTGGGTGAGCTCCGGCTATGTTTGACGGAGGGGCACCATGCTCCGCAGCAGAGTGACTTGAGCTTTGTGGTACCATGTCCTGAGCTCTTTTTGGCATCAGGTTACTACCGTTGGCTTTCGGAAAGTTTTGTAACACTGCTGGTGGCGGTGGCAGCGACGGGGAATCCGCCCGCGGTGGATCCATAGCCCCGCTAGCTGTTAACTTTGTTTTCCATAATTGTTTCAACTCCTGCAACACTTGTTCGTCAACACCATCGTCCAAAAAACAATCGCGCACTCCGGCTATCACATCGTCAACCACGGTATTGTAAAGTTTCATAACAGATAACTGACTCATAGTCATTTTGACGTTGGTTGTGTACGCCGTAGA is a window encoding:
- the LOC120630331 gene encoding transcription initiation factor IIA subunit 1, translated to MTMSQLSVMKLYNTVVDDVIAGVRDCFLDDGVDEQVLQELKQLWKTKLTASGAMDPPRADSPSLPPPPAVLQNFPKANGSNLMPKRAQDMVPQSSSHSAAEHGAPPSNIAGAHPHHILDPNNKVPVQLTLPAQPGVPGSQPRSFTIQIPASALNGNKLHQVLTGPIINATISLPQPLAATLLQQHINSALASQQNDYDGGGGGRSGAAPFSLDGALDSSDDEGSNVGDGSEDGGGDDDEDEESAEERAEEEEEERDESGGAEEEPLNSGDDVSDEEPGDMFDTDNVVVCQYDKITRSRNKWKFYLKDGIMNLAGKDFVFQKANGDAEW